The following coding sequences are from one Carassius gibelio isolate Cgi1373 ecotype wild population from Czech Republic chromosome B7, carGib1.2-hapl.c, whole genome shotgun sequence window:
- the slc7a6os gene encoding probable RNA polymerase II nuclear localization protein SLC7A6OS codes for MDPSTTILRVKRKRGTDPADALLLACKRIRPEATAAQPSEESEPEPQEPKIENSVFKLVATVVSQDAPVQPHVREALARPRLAHHALRPSQGSTQRIMGDLRSVKWSTRQEERYRILSSHRAGLQTEPTPARVEEESNDNQSESGEGLSLGEVQVFDIVHEEEDVKMPVKTMSDPETILCNSVKMIREKLSVSGAGLGTEHREKEDDYVYDLYYQETVTPGWIQDILSVRPYTQEGDLVPDEVAWEEDVYEDEDDENAETNWRNDYPDESSEDDSDAEERYGGFWSEEHSYSRRSWERYQLDMMEELENDKDEEERKCNDSD; via the exons ATGGACCCGAGCACGACCATCCTGCGGGTGAAGAGGAAGAGAGGCACTGACCCGGCGGACGCGCTGCTGCTGGCCTGTAAGCGGATCCGTCCGGAGGCCACGGCGGCTCAGCCCAGCGAGGAGAGTGAACCAGAGCCACAGGAACCCAAGATAGAGAACTCCGTGTTCAAACTGGTGGCCACCGTGGTGTCGCAG GATGCTCCGGTACAGCCACATGTCCGCGAGGCTCTGGCTCGCCCACGTCTGGCCCATCATGCCTTGCGGCCATCACAAGGAAGCACTCAGAGGATCATGGGTGATCTGCGCAGTGTCAAATGGAGCACCAGGCAAGAGGAACGGTACCGGATCCTGTCCAGCCACCGGGCCGGACTGCAGACAGAGCCCACTCCTGCAAGAGTAGAAGAGGAGAGCAATGACAACCAATCAGAGAGCGGTGAAGGCCTCTCTTTGGGAGAAGTGCAAGTCTTTGATATTGTGCATGAGGAGGAGGATGTCAAAATGCCTGTTAAG ACTATGTCTGACCCAGAGACAATCCTTTGTAATTCTGTGAAGATGATTCGTGAGAAGCTGAGCGTGTCGGGAGCCGGGCTCGGTACTGAACATCGAGAGAAAGAGGATGATTATGTGTATGACTTGTACTACCAGGAGACGGTCACACCAGGCTGGATCCAAGACATTCTGTCTGTCAGACCATACACACAAGAGGGAGACCTG GTCCCTGATGAAGTGGCCTGGGAGGAAGACGTGtatgaagatgaggatgatgagaaTGCTGAAACCAACTGGAGAAATGACTACCCCGATGAGAGCAGCGAGGATGACAGTGATGCAGAAGAGCGTTATGGAG GTTTCTGGAGTGAAGAGCACTCGTACAGCAGGAGGAGCTGGGAACGCTACCAGCTGGACATGATGGAGGAGTTGGAGAATGACAAAGATGAGGAGGAACGAAAGTGTAATGATTCTGACTGA